The genomic segment ACCTCTCTCGGCAAAATGAGTTGGCCACCTCACATGAGCACTCCAAATGCTTTCAAAATTGTTCTGGTTCATGAAAAATGCCGAAATCTCAGAACTGAAGTGccaggccagcccctcccctggccctAACCTCTGGCAGCACGGCTGTGGGTAGTGCCACAGTCCCCATCACCCGCAGCGCGGTCCAGGGCATTCAGGTGTTCCTCCAGGCCCAGCAGGGTGGCACACACCCGTTCTAGCACAAGCACCATCCGCTTTGAGGCCAAGCCTGAAGAGACAGGACATGGGGAAGAAGCCCACCTGGTCCTCAACTGCATTTGACCAGTGTGGGAGGTATGGGTGCCAGGGCCCCGCACACCCTGCACCCTTCAGGGCTCAGGCCATTGCCCTGGGCCACCTTCCCAAACAGCAGAGCTTGCTACCTCCTGCAGCAGTAGAGTCAGGGGCCTCCAGGGGCTCAGTGGGGGCTGCCCGGCTCCGCTGCCGCCCAGTCACGGAGACCTTGGCCACGTTAGGCCAGGCTGATGCAGTGGTTTCAGCATCTAGGGACAGCAGAATGACTCTTAGCTTGGCCAGGGTTCAAGTGGCCTGGGCTCTCCACCTGGTGCCCTGGCTGCCTCCACCTCAACAAGTATTTAGTGTGTACTGTGTACAAGCAAAGGGAGGGAGGTCCCTGGGGGAGATCCTAATATCAACTCCACAGTCAAGTGAGAGCTTGTAAAGGCTGGAGAAGCCAGAAAGGGCCTCTTCATGGGGTCCTGATGGTCATGGTCAGCTCTGATAGGGTCTCTCCAAGCCTCCCAGGCTCCTTCCAGCTACAAGGAGCTTTGGCTTGGGTAACCCCAGCTTCCAGTCTCACCGATCAGCGTCAGGAGGGGATCATCCACCTGCAGAAGGGTGAGAGAGACACCAGGCATCTCCAGGGCTGACATGAAGGTGCCCACTAGGGCACGGGCAATCTTCACTCCACGGGCCTCTGCAATATCAGAGCATGGAAGCCCATGAGGGAAGGATGGACACTTCCCCCTGCagcaccagagagagaaaaagagaaaagcaaggacTATGCCCGCTGGGGTCTGAGGTCAGGCAGATTTCCTCAGTGATGCCCCAGTCACTCCATTCCCTGAAGCTGTCGCTTCTGTAGGGGCTGATGAGTACTTACACGTCTCATTTGCTGAGTTCCTACCAGGTGCCAAGTGTGTTACACAttcaatctcatttaatccttacaacaactctTTAAGGCAGGTACTCTTAGTAGCCCTCTTATAAAAAAGGGAACAGGCTCAAAGCACACAGCAATTAGGTGGTAGAGGGACTACCTAACTGGGGCTTGTCTGCATGCTCGGGGCCATTACAGGACCCTATCTCTGCTGCTTTTCTTAGGTCCGGCTTCAAAGGGCTGGAGGGAAGATGCTCCAGGGTTTGGGAGGTCCCCTCCAGTGTGGGGCTCACCCAGAGAGCAGATGGCAGCATTGGCTATGATGCCCAGTTCCAGGAATGACAGGCCACCCAGGTTGTTGACCATCAGCACCACTGATGAGCCTGTGGGCAGATACAACACCCAGGTGAGACTCTGGGCCCCCCTTCTCTGAGGGGGAAGAAAGGCTGGGAGACAGAAGGTGCGACAGCCCCTCACCAGACTGTACAGGCACATGGGACACGTTGGAGGAGTTCGTCATGTGATCAAGCATGAGCGTCACAATTTCATCGGCGGATGCCATCTGCAGGGAGCCAGGAGTGAGCTGTGTTGGGGAGGCCTTGGTCTGAGACCAACCTGGGCAGGGAGTCCACCAACCTTTATCCGGCGCACGCCAGCTTCCCCATGGATCCCTGTGGACAGACGTCACTGCTGGCCCACTCTAGACCCTGGAATTTGCTCATCACGTTTTTGTCAAGGATTTACTCAGTGCTTGGACTAGGCTAGGCACGGTGTACATGGGGAGTGGAAGGGGAATTGGAcagtataatggaaaatacacAACCTCTGCTCTCCGGGAGCTATGGGTTGGTGGTAGAGATAGCCAGAACTTAGCTTTTAACTAGTTACGTAGCTTTAACCAGAGGCGCTCATGAGTAGCTAGGCCATATGAGGTTTCTGCCCATTACTTTGGAAGCACAGGGAAAGAAGAGGGAAGGTTTTGCAGCTGGGGTGGCCTCTGAAGCACCCTTGAAGGAGAGCTGAACATTGACAGGAGCAGGGAGACGCAGGGACAAGTGAGCAAAGGCAGGAAGTGGGAGGGGCATGGGGCCCACGGTGCCTGAGGCCTGGGTGCGGGTGGCAGACAGGTGGAGGTCAGGCAGGTTGGGCAAGAAGGACCTCAAGTGGtcacttaaaaatatgaagaCCACCTGGGTAACAGTTCCAGGGGAGCAGAGAGGCTCAGGTAGATGGCTGCCAGAGCACAGATGTGGACAAAACTCAGGGAACAGGCATGACTGGGTCACAAGTGGCCACAAACTTACCAAGGCCCAGCTCTACCTCATCAGCTGAGAGCTCAAAGGTGGGTCTGGAACCAGGGATGCTGCAAGAGGACAGGCTGACCCCCAGAGTTCCTGTGAGAAATACGTGCTGAACGGGATGCCGGCCTGGCTCTTCGCATCAGGCATCCAGCTGGCCTGCAGCAGTTCCTCAGAAGTCCTGCCCGTGGGCAGCATTTTCACTGCCGGGGCCAGACTCCTCATctcagagaggaaagagaaacccAGCTCTGGGCCGCAAGGCTaccagcccccaggagctccCGAAAGACCCTCCCTCATCCCTGGGGAATTCCCTGGACTGCCCTCCTGCGCAGCTGTCAGGAACCTGCTCCTAGTCCCATGGttggcctccacccccactccctgcTTTCCAGTCCCTGGGCTGGCACTCACCCATGGCCTTGGCGATCATGCTCACCCGATTTGTGATCTCCTCCAGCCCCACACCGGCCTCAGCCAGGGCACCTGCCACCTGCACCCATACAGAGATAAGCCCCCAAGGGGGAAGGAGTCACCACGTGGGGGCAAAAGAGAGGCTGGGCTGAGTTTCCGGTTGGGAAGCAGACATCTCTTAGTACTGCCACATCAACCTAGCCCATCATATTTAGGACAGAAGAGCAACCCCCTGTATTCACAATGTACCGCCAGGAATCTTCAAGAATCTGTCGGATCTGGAAGGGAGTTTATAATTAGAGAGAGAAATGGGGCCAGAGAGGAGAGGTGACTTGTCCAATGTCACACAGCCAGCTGGTCATCAGTTTCCTGATTCCTAGTCCAGAGTTCTTTCTCCATGGCATTTACTCTGTGGCTCACTTTACCACATGCCCATTCTTAcatccacccactcacccaccaATCCGCCCACATTTTGCCAAGCATCTATGGCAAAATGTATGTGCTGAAAAGGACAAAAAGGTGACTAAGTCTCAGTCCCCACCTTGCAGGAACTCTCAGTCTGGGGAGGGGATGAGGaagcagacacacacaaactgaaCACTGAATGTGAGGTGGGAAGAGCAGTGGCAGCGGTCACGATAGGATGTTACAGGACCACTGAGGAGGCAGACCCCTAGAAGAACGGCTGGCAAGGGTGGGCCTCTACAGGAGGGGTTGGCCAGGCAAAGTAGGGTTGCACAGGAAAAGGATTTTCAGAGCCACAGATTCAGCACGAGCAAAGCCCCAGAGAGGAGCACAAACCTGGTGGTACTGGGAACTGATGTTAATGGAGAATGAGAGGATAGGAAAGATGACAGATGAGCCTGGAAGGTCAGGAAGGAGGGGCAGTGTGGTAGGCGCCTGGCCCAGGAGCCGGGAGTGACTCTAGGGACCCTAGGGGGCTTTCAGCAGGTCAAAACCTGCTCAAGTTGTTGATACACATTTTCCAAAGACACCTGTGGGTTGTGGGGAACAGACTGGAGGAGTAGGCAGGACACAGGCAGGGTAGCCCCTGCATCCCCTGGGCACAAGGAGATGAGCACTGAACCAGGGCTCAGATGGGAAAGGCAGGGCTCAGGACGTGTATTGTTGAAGCACTCAGGAGTAGAGCTGCCAGGTCAGGGGCACCGGCTGggtgtggggaagggagagggaagccTCAGGAGAATGCCTATATTCCGGGCTTAGGTAGTTGAGGGGATGGCAAGGCCTTCCTGGATCAGGAGTCGCTTCTTGCAGGGTGGGCTGGCTGGAAAAGTCCAGGCACCAGGTGCTGCCTGGAGAAAGAAGGCTGAGCTAGGCTGGCCAGCCAGTGTCCAGGTGGGGAATCTCACCTTGTGTATGAGCACTGTGCCACAGAGCCCCCGCCTGCCTGCCTTCTTCAGGACCGCGAAAGCGCTGTCATCCCCGATGACCACCATCTCCACGGAGATGCCCTCAGCCTGGGCTTGCTCCCGGGCCAGGCCAAAGTTGAGCCGATCCCCAGTGTAGTTCTTCACAATGAGGAGGGTCCCTACTGCAGGAGCAGCCAGGAGGGTTGATCAGTGCTCCCCTTCCCCACAGCAGCCCCTCCTGTTCCCCCTGCAACAGCCCCTCCTGCATGCCAGGCTTACCTGTGCCCACCTGGGCCACTGCCCTGATGGCCGCCAGGATGCTGCCCACTGCTGGGGAGGTGAACACGGCTCCGGCAATGATGCCCGTCAGCATCCCCTTCCCTATGAAGCCTGGAGATGGAAAGGATGCTGGGCGAGGACCTGTGCCTGCAGTCCCTGGGACTCCCCATGACCCTGAGCTTCCTGTCTGGCGAGCCTCCTATGAGTTTGGTGCTAGAGGAGCACTGAGTCGCTCTCTGCAGCTCTTTCCTCCGCGGAGAGGCCTTCCCCGGCCTCCCAAATGAAGTACTAACCCCCACCCATCTCTGGTGACTCGCTGTTCTTTTACCCTGCTCCCTGTTTTCGCTACCTCACTTACATGCTCTGGAATGCTCTTTCAGCTGTCTGTGTgctcaaagaagaaaaactccatgagggcaggcaCTGTCTGGTTCAGTGCTGCAACCCTAGTGCCTAGAGTAGAGCCAATCACACACAGGTGCTCATTCATGTTTGCTGAAGGGGCAGGTGGACTTGCCAAATGGAGACAGGAAAGGTACACAGTACACGAAACCTGGTCCTGGCCCCTTGGGGCTCTCAAGGAGAGCTCATATGCCTGGCACTGAGCAGGAAACATTCCAGGACTGTCCATGTTGTATGTGAAAATGCAGACTGGGAATTCAGAAGAGGGATACTGCTCTAGGCTGGAAAAAAtcaggaaggcttcatggaggaggggaTGGGTCAGCTGGGCCTGGCAGGCCCGGAGGACTCACCAAAACACCACCCACTCTCAGGGCTTGGAAGGCCTGAGAGATCATCTGTCCTAACCTTGTACTTTTATATATGTAgagactgagacccagagagaggcCACAACTGACCCCAGGTCACGGCCCGAGGAAGTAGGAAAGCAGGAACCAGGACCCAGTTCCTGACTCTGGGCCAGGCTCTACCCTGACCCTCCTAGCAGCACTGAGGATCTCCCAGGAGCCCCCCTCCACTCTTGTCCACCTCTGGCTCAGGGTACTCACCAGCATGGGCAGGCTCATGGCCAGAGCCCCCACCAGAGAGCA from the Manis javanica isolate MJ-LG chromosome 11, MJ_LKY, whole genome shotgun sequence genome contains:
- the TKFC gene encoding triokinase/FMN cyclase isoform X2; translated protein: MTSKKLVNSVAGCADDALAGLVACNPNLQLLQGHRVALRSDLDSLKGQVALLSGGGSGHEPAHAGFIGKGMLTGIIAGAVFTSPAVGSILAAIRAVAQVGTVGTLLIVKNYTGDRLNFGLAREQAQAEGISVEMVVIGDDSAFAVLKKAGRRGLCGTVLIHKVAGALAEAGVGLEEITNRVSMIAKAMGTLGVSLSSCSIPGSRPTFELSADEVELGLGIHGEAGVRRIKMASADEIVTLMLDHMTNSSNVSHVPVQSGSSVVLMVNNLGGLSFLELGIIANAAICSLEARGVKIARALVGTFMSALEMPGVSLTLLQVDDPLLTLIDAETTASAWPNVAKVSVTGRQRSRAAPTEPLEAPDSTAAGGLASKRMVLVLERVCATLLGLEEHLNALDRAAGDGDCGTTHSRAARAIQEWLKEGPPPASPAQLLSKLSLLLLEKMGGSSGALYGLFLTAAAQPLKAKADLPAWCAAMNAGLEAMQKYGKAAPGDRTMLDSLWAAAQELQAWKNPGADLFQILTKAVKSAEAAAEATKNMEAGAGRASYISSAQLDQPDPGAVAAAAILHAIMEVLQSQGPVF
- the TKFC gene encoding triokinase/FMN cyclase isoform X1, producing MRLRPRRPHPPRSAGALSTRMRERRWGPWNRGYYRGAPSSFCVLRPRQHPQDCLSSSSSVQRCELSLLHSLSTMTSKKLVNSVAGCADDALAGLVACNPNLQLLQGHRVALRSDLDSLKGQVALLSGGGSGHEPAHAGFIGKGMLTGIIAGAVFTSPAVGSILAAIRAVAQVGTVGTLLIVKNYTGDRLNFGLAREQAQAEGISVEMVVIGDDSAFAVLKKAGRRGLCGTVLIHKVAGALAEAGVGLEEITNRVSMIAKAMGTLGVSLSSCSIPGSRPTFELSADEVELGLGIHGEAGVRRIKMASADEIVTLMLDHMTNSSNVSHVPVQSGSSVVLMVNNLGGLSFLELGIIANAAICSLEARGVKIARALVGTFMSALEMPGVSLTLLQVDDPLLTLIDAETTASAWPNVAKVSVTGRQRSRAAPTEPLEAPDSTAAGGLASKRMVLVLERVCATLLGLEEHLNALDRAAGDGDCGTTHSRAARAIQEWLKEGPPPASPAQLLSKLSLLLLEKMGGSSGALYGLFLTAAAQPLKAKADLPAWCAAMNAGLEAMQKYGKAAPGDRTMLDSLWAAAQELQAWKNPGADLFQILTKAVKSAEAAAEATKNMEAGAGRASYISSAQLDQPDPGAVAAAAILHAIMEVLQSQGPVF